A window of Synergistales bacterium genomic DNA:
AGAGATGGGTCAGCTGCACCTGGGGCGACCAGGTGGCGATCTCCCAGTTTTGACAGAAGGGGCATGCCATGTTGCAGCCTACCGTGCCCAGGGAGAGCACCTCTTCGCCCGGGTAGAAGTGGTAGAGCGGTTTCTTTTCCATCGGGTCGAGGGAGATACTGCTCGCCTTGGCGTAGTTACAGCTTTTCAGCTCCCCCGAAGACGGAGACATGCGGACTCTGCAGACACCGGTTTCTCCCGGGGCGAGCCTGCAGGCATGGGGACACAGGCGGCAGACCACCGCTCCGTCACTTTGGGTGTACCAAGTGGCCTCATGGGTGCACTGCTCTGCGGAAGCGCCCATTCCATCACGACCTTTCGCGGTATCGATTCACCTCGAAGCGCTTAATGGTAACGCCAGAGAGTGACTGAAGCCCCGCTTTATGGGCAGCGACGGCCAGCTGGTGCTCGACGGTGTCGATCCCTTCCAGATCAGGCAGGAGAACCCCTCGGGCGATCCCCTGTTCTACGATGACTCCCCATCGTTTGGGATCCAGCTGGTTCGTATCGCGCACCTCCTCCGGTGTCGACAGTACGTCCACGGAGACAATGATATCCGGAAGCTCTTCGTTTTGCACCCGTGGAAACCGGGGATCATGGAGAGAGGCTGCGATGGCGTTGGCCGCGATCTCCTCGGCCAGATTCCCGTAAGCAGGCAATATGGTGCCAATGCATCCTCGCAATTCGTCATGCGCTTTTTTCAACGTCACAAAGCAAGCCCTGCTGGTTTCCCAGAGTGCCCTCTGTCCGCTCACGGCCAGGGCGTCCTGCCATCCGAGGGTTCGTCTCTCCGTCACAATCGTCTCTACCTGTTGTCGGGCGAACAACACGTAGGGATGCGGGTTGCGGGGTGCTGTTTCTGTTTGTTCTCTTTCCTCACTCATGCGTACACCGTCCTTTCTCCACGACCCTCTCTATCGCTTCCAGAGGGCTGTGCAGTACCCGACCCCGAAGGGGCCTTCGTAGGAAAGGAGCTCCATTGTCTCCCCCAGTCCCTGTGCCAGCCCCAGCAGCATAAGCACGGAACGGAGACCGCATTCCGCTGCCTCTTCGAGCTGATGGGTGGAGAGGCGGAAGAGTGGATCCGGAGAGGTGTCGCGGATCGCCTGACAGACCGCTTCATCAAACTGCTTTCCCACAGGAGAAAACCCCGCCGGAGCGCTGTAGGTCAAACGGTGCGACAGGTCCCCGCTTGCGATCAGCGCCAACGACGACGTCTCGCCGATGGGGGCCAGGGCTTTCCCAGCCTGGAAGGCTTCCTCCGGGTTCAGGCCGAGTGGATTGGCCAGAACCAGTTTGGGTAGCTGCTTCCAGCCTTTTTGGAAATAGTAGAGAGGGATAATGGCTGCGTGGTCCAGAGGCTGCCTTGGCTTTTCTTCCCAGCTAACGGGAAGGCCGGCTTCACCTACGGTTTGGTGGATTCGCCTGGCTACGCCGGGCGAACACTCGGCGTTGATGCCCGCTTCAGGCGCGCCGAACTGGGCGAGATCCCCGGCGAAGCTGTCGCCGACAATGCAGTGCAGTCCCTTGCCGAGTCTGTGGTGCGGCGTGAGGATGACGGCCGTGTCCGGCACGGCATCCCGGGTTCTGTCGGCAAGCTCCTGCATGCCTTGTACGGTGGCCTTGGATTCCTGCTCTCTTCCGCGTCCCACATCCGGGACAATGATAGGAGGATGGGGTGTCAGACATCCCCATAGCCACATCTGCGGTCACCTCCAAACAAGTTTTTGCCGGCGGCGTATCTAGAGAATAAGCATGGCATCGCCGAAGGAGAAAAACCGGTACTGTTGCCTGACGGCTTCCCGGTAGGAGGCCATAACGGCTTCGTAGCCGCCAAAGGCCGCCACAAGCATCAGCAGCGTACTGCGGGGGAGATGGAAATTGGTGATCAGGCCGTCGATGACAGTGAATTCGTATCCTGGATAGATAAAGATATCGGTCTGTCCGTTTCCGGCGGCGACGGTCCCATCTTCACGCCCCATGGTTTCAAGAACACGTACAGCTGTTGTCCCGACGGCGATCACCCGCTTCCCGCGGCCTTTGGTCTCGTTGATCTCCTTTGCCGTCTTTTCAGGAATCGAGAAACGTTCCGTGTGCATGTGATGTTCCCGCACATCCTGAGCCCGAACCGGCTGGAAGGTGCCGGGGCCGACATGGAGGGTCACCGGGGCGATCCCTACGCCCTTCTCTCTGAGCGTTGCCATCAGTTCAGGCGTAAAATGCAGTCCTGCAGTGGGCGCCGCTATCGATCCGTCCTCGTCGGCGTAGATTGTCTGGTACTGGGCAGGGTCCGCATCGGTCTCTCCAATGTAGGGCGGAAAGGGGACCTCGCCCAGTGTCTGGAGCACCTCCCGCACCTGCTCCGCTGAATCGAAGGCGACCAGACGTTTCCCCGATTCGAGACGTTCCGTAATCGTGACGATGGTGCCGTTGCCAAGTTCCAGGGTTGTCCCCGGCGGAGCCTTCTTTCCCGGACGTACCATGGCTTCCCATTGGTTGGCCAGGCAATCGTTTCTGGGCTGGATCAGCAGGATCTGGATACGGGCGCCGGTTGGCACCTTTCGGCCGTACAGTCTCGCCGGGATCACCCGAGAGGTGTTGACCACCAGTGTATCACCAGTCTCCAGAAATTCGGAAATCTCAAAGAACTGTCTATGAAACCGCTCCCCCGTTCTGCGGTCGAGAACGAGGAGCTGTGAGCTGTCCCTTGGCACCACCGGATTCTGTGCGATACGGGTTTGAGGAAGGTCGTATTCGTAGGCTTCGGCCCGCATGAGCTGTTGCTGATGATCCATTCCTTCTCTCTTTTCGCTCTCCATGGTCCAGGGGTCCTCCCATCCAGAGGAACAGAGGTTAGTAGCGGGTTATCTCGGTGCCGGGGAAATAGTGCTGCAGTATTCTCCGGGTACTCCAGCCGTGGTCCGCCAGGCTTTTCGCCCCCCACTGGGAGAGGCCCACACCGTGTCCCCACCCCTTTCCGCGGAGCACGAAGGTGTCGGACGCACCCCCGCCGGTACGCACTGAAGAGGTAGTCTCTGCACCGTTTTGCCGGCTGTTGCTCAGTTCTCTGAGGAGATAGTCCGATCGTTTTTGGGGATGGACAAGCATGTCCATCAGCTCCTCTGTGGTGAAGTGCCCCTGGCGAGTCAGGGTGATCAGCAGGTCTTCATCCGCCTCGTCTGCGTTGAGTGCCGCCTGCAGGGCGCCGTCGCCCTCCGGGGCATTCCCCTGCGGGGGTGCTGGTGTGTCCGGGCTGTCGCCATGTACGGTGAAGACGGTGCTTCTCATGACCTTGCTCCCCAGAGCCATGCGGAGTCTGTGGGCGGAGACCTCTGTGCTGCCGGCGGTTCCTGAAATCCGCACAGTGTGTACCCGTCCGCCGGGGGTGCTTCTGTGGGGGGTCATGGATTGTACGGTTCCCACAGAGACTCCGAGCTTCCGGAGCGCTTTCTGGAGCTGTGCTCTGCTGATTCTCGCCGACCAGTCGGAATGTTTGGACTGATAGTCGATGGGCTCCTCCCGGGCAACGAGGTAGGGATAGCTGCCGCCCCAGACATTGGACACATCGGCGGTAACGCCTCCGCTGTCGGCGTGGAAAACCGTGAGTGCCAGCTTGCCGTTGTAGGTGACCACCTGGCCCCTGGTCCGATTGATCGCCCGGTCCAGCCGAGGGTCCTCGGCGTTCACGCCTCGATAGGCCTGGCAGTGAGGTTTGGCACAGAGGTCGAAGCCCTCCTCTTCGTGGCGGTGCAGATGCTTCAGGGCGTAGGTGCGGGCGACGATGGCCTGTGCCTCAAGGGCTGCCATCGGCCATGAGGGGTTGACCTCCATCTTCAATACACCGCGCAGGTAGGATTCAATAGGAAGCGCGTTGATCAGGGTCAAACCACCTGAACGGCGGATCAGCTTGAGGCTGCCGCGGTAGGGGTGGTTTTCCCATTCGAGCGGTTGTTTCCCGTACACCTTGACGGGAAGGGAGAGGGATGTGTTGCCCACCATGAGCCGATTTGTTCCGGTCAGACTGATTGCCGCACTCCCCCGCTCTGTTGCCCGTTTTCCCCCGGCATCCACAAAGGTGAAGGTCCCTTTCGAATGGATCACTCCCCGCTGGATGTTTTTGTCGATGCCAATGCGCAGAAAGGGTTCGGCGGCAATGCCGACGGGGGTCTGCGCGAAGAGGGATACCCCCGCCACAAGAGCTGCAAGCAGGAGATACTGTAGTGCTCCTCTTGGGTTCACTGGAACCATCTCCTTGCCAGGGAGATGAGAACGCTGAGGACAACGCTTATCAGCAGCATCGACGCAAGAGGGGCAACAAAGGTGACATTCTTTTTCTTTATTACGATATCTCCCGGCAGTCGACCCAGGGGTACCCCAGCCTTTCCGATGAAAAACGCGAGTACTCCAGCTACAAGCAAGGCGATACCGGTTACGATGAGGATCTTACCGAGCGATACCATCGCACCACTCCTCTTCCGAACTCAAAATGGTGTTCTGTTATCCTCTGTCAAAGAGGGAGAGCTGCTGTGTGTTGCCGCCGGGGGGAGGGACACCGAGGAATTGAAAGGCTTTCACCGTCGCCTTCCTTCCACGGGGTGTCCGTTCGATATATCCCTGCTGGATCAGAAATGGTTCGTAGATATCTTCAATGGTTTGCGGCTCTTCGTTCATGGCGGCGGCCAGGGTCGCCAGCCCTACGGGTCCCCCGCCGAAGAGATTGACGATGATATGAACAAGATTTCTGTCCTGTTGGTCCAGCCCGCTGTCGTCGACACCGAGCATCTCCAGCGCCTGTTGGGCGAGCTCCTCGGAGATGTACTCCGCTCCCTGTACCTCGGCGACATCCCGGACCCGCCGCAGAAGGCGGAGCACCACCCTCGGGGTGCCGCGGGAGCGTTTGCCCAGTTCCTCCGCCGCCGCTTCGGAAAGGGTTACCCCCAGCTGCTGTGCTCCCCGTTCTGCAATCCTCCCCAGCTCCCCGGTTGTATAGAGGGAGAGCTGTTCGACGATGCCGAATCTCGAACGCAACGGTGACGTGAGCAGCCCGAGCCGTGTCGTTGCCCCCACGAGTGTAAAGGGAGGGAGATTCAGCCGGAGATTACGGGCCATCGGGCCCTTGCCCACAATGATGTCCAGCGCAAAATCCTCCATGCCGGGATAGAGGATCTCCTCTACATTGGAGCCGAGGCGATGGATTTCATCAATAAAGAGGACATCCCGGGGTTGCAGGTTAGAGAGGATGGCGGCCAGATCACCCGGGCGTTCCAGCGCGGGGCCTGTGGTGACCCGGAGTTCCCCGCCCATCTCCTGGGCGATAATGCCGGCCAGAGTGGTTTTCCCCAGTCCCGGTGGTCCGAAAAAGAGAATGTGATCAAGGGCTTCCTCACGTCGCCCCGCAGCTTCGAGATAAATGGCGAGTTTCTCGCGCAACGACTGTTGCCCGATAAACTCCGAGAGTTTCCTGGGACGCAGTCTGGGGAACTCTTCCTCGCTATGCTTTTGTCCTGGACCGACTATCCTGTTTTCCGCATCGGTGATGGTAGCCTCACCTCATTTTCTGGAGACTGCGTAGCGAGGCCTGCAGGAGCGCCTCTTCCGAGAGATCGTCTCCCTGCTCCTCTTTGACCTGGTGCGTTGCCAGGGAGGCCTCCTGAGCCGAGAATCCCAGTGTCTGCAGCGCTTCGACCACGGAGTGAGCGCTGCTTCCCGGGGCTGTCGCGGTTCCGCGTTCCTGGTTGTGCCCGGGTAATTTCAGTATGCGTTCCTTCAGTTCGAAGCAGATACGCTCCGCTGTTCGCTTTCCGATACCGGGCACGGAGGACAGGACAGCGACATCCTGTTCGACAATGGCGTTCACCAGGGTGTGGAAATCGTACATACGAAGCATAGCCATCGCCACCTTGCCCCCCACCCCCTTCACCATGATAAAATGCTCGAAGAGGAGCCGCTCCCGGCTGTCCGCAAAACCGTACAGCATTGCCCCTCCGTCGTAGAGCTGCAGCGAGACGTATACCGTAGCGGATTCTCCCTGCCGGACAGTGGCGGTCACCTGCTGCGAAGAGGTGATGCGGAACCCAAGCCCGTTGACATCGAGTACCACCATGTCGGAAGAGACGGTTACCGCCGTTCCTGTCAGAAATTCGAGCACAACATCACAGCCTTTCCGAAGCAATGGATCAAGGACCGGGATCCCCGGTTACCGTGGGGTTCGGTGCATGGTGACGCCGGTGCAGGCTACAGCGAGGGCATCGGCGATATCGTCCGGGCGGGGGATCTCTGTGAGGCCCAGTAGGCGGCAGACCATCCGCTGGAGCTGTGTCTTATCGGCGTTTCCGTATCCGCTGACCGCAAGCTTTACCTCCGACGGTTTGGGTTCCACAATGGGAATCTGGCGTTCGGCCCCGAACAGCAACACCACGCCCCGGGCCTGCCAGACCATTTCGGCTGTGGTGGTGTTTCGGCCAAAGAAGAGTTTCTCCACGGCGAGGAGGTCCGGCGCACAGCTCTGGAAGACCTCTCGAAGCGACGATCCCAAAACCAGAAGCCGTTCGGGGATCGATTGCCGTGGGGAGGTCTCGATACACCCCGATTCTTCCACGATGAGAGAGGAGCCTTCTTCGACGATCAGACCATAACCGAGACGCCCCAGTCCTGGATCGATGCCGAGGCAGCGTATCCCCACCGCTATCCTATCTTCTCCAGAATCCGGTCGGGGATGTCGAAGTTGCTGCTCACATTCTGTACATCATCCTGATCCTCGAGGACCTCAAGCAGCTTGAACAGCTTTTCCGCTTCCTTCTCATCTTCCACAGGTACCGTCGTTTTGGGAATCAGCTGCACCTCTGCCTCAAGCACCGGATATCCGGTATCCCGGAGCTGGTTGGAGACATCCATGAGTGTGGAAGGGTCGCAGTAGACGTAGAACTGGTTTCCCTCCCGGTTCATGTCCTCGCCTCCTGCTTCAAGCACCTCCAGCAGCAGTTCGTCCTCATCCACACCGCCGCTGACAGTGACGACGCCTTTCCGGTCAAAGATCCAGGCCACACAGCCGGCTTCGCCGAGGGAACCGCCGTTGCGTGCGAGCAGTGCGCGCAACTCGGCGGTGGTTCTGTTCCTGTTGTCGGTGGTGGCCTGCACCATAATGGCCACACCGGCCGGGCCGTAGGCCTCGTAATAGACCTCTTCGAATTGGGCGCCTTCGATCTCCCCTGTTCCGCGCTTGATGGCACGGTCGATGTTGTCTGCAGGAACGGAGTCGCTTTTAGCACGTTCGATGGCGGATTTGAGCTGTATGTTCATCGAGGGATCGCTGCCCCCCTCCCGTGCGGCGACCATGATTGCGCGGATATGCTTTTGGAAGATATTCCCCTTTTTTGCGTCCTGGGCGGCCTTCCTGTGCTTGATGTTCGCCCACTTTGAATGCCCTGCCATATCAATCACCTCAAAGAAAAAAGTTGGCCACTATGCGTTGTGCCTCTCCCCCGTTTGCAGTGTGCAGATCGGCGGCATGGTTCGCTTATGCTCGGACCGGGCCATCTGTCTCTGGACGAATGCCGCTGCCTCGGGGTCCTCGGATTCGCCGAGGAGAAAGGCGTCGAGCCGGGAATAGCTGAGTCCCATCTCGTCCTCGTCGGTCTGACCCGCCCAGAGACCGGCGGAGGGCGGTTTGTCGAGAACCGATTCGGGAACGCCGAGGTGGCGTCCCAGCGCGTTGACCTCACACTTGACCAGATCTCCCAGGGGAAGCAGATCGCAGCCGGAGTCACCGAATTTTGTAAAGTATCCAATGGAAAGCTCGATTTTATTCCCCGTTCCGCAGACCAGATAGCGTCGCTCCTGGGCTAGGGCGTACAATGTTACCATCCGCAGCCGCGGTTTGATGTTGGCCTGTGAAAGTTGTTTGGGATCACGCCATTCCTCTTCGGGAAGGGCGGAAACCAGCGCATTGTAGGCTGCATCCAGGGGTACAGTGCAACATGGGAGCTCA
This region includes:
- the amrA gene encoding AmmeMemoRadiSam system protein A; translated protein: MTERRTLGWQDALAVSGQRALWETSRACFVTLKKAHDELRGCIGTILPAYGNLAEEIAANAIAASLHDPRFPRVQNEELPDIIVSVDVLSTPEEVRDTNQLDPKRWGVIVEQGIARGVLLPDLEGIDTVEHQLAVAAHKAGLQSLSGVTIKRFEVNRYRERS
- the queA gene encoding tRNA preQ1(34) S-adenosylmethionine ribosyltransferase-isomerase QueA, producing the protein MRAEAYEYDLPQTRIAQNPVVPRDSSQLLVLDRRTGERFHRQFFEISEFLETGDTLVVNTSRVIPARLYGRKVPTGARIQILLIQPRNDCLANQWEAMVRPGKKAPPGTTLELGNGTIVTITERLESGKRLVAFDSAEQVREVLQTLGEVPFPPYIGETDADPAQYQTIYADEDGSIAAPTAGLHFTPELMATLREKGVGIAPVTLHVGPGTFQPVRAQDVREHHMHTERFSIPEKTAKEINETKGRGKRVIAVGTTAVRVLETMGREDGTVAAGNGQTDIFIYPGYEFTVIDGLITNFHLPRSTLLMLVAAFGGYEAVMASYREAVRQQYRFFSFGDAMLIL
- a CDS encoding SpoIID/LytB domain-containing protein, with protein sequence MNPRGALQYLLLAALVAGVSLFAQTPVGIAAEPFLRIGIDKNIQRGVIHSKGTFTFVDAGGKRATERGSAAISLTGTNRLMVGNTSLSLPVKVYGKQPLEWENHPYRGSLKLIRRSGGLTLINALPIESYLRGVLKMEVNPSWPMAALEAQAIVARTYALKHLHRHEEEGFDLCAKPHCQAYRGVNAEDPRLDRAINRTRGQVVTYNGKLALTVFHADSGGVTADVSNVWGGSYPYLVAREEPIDYQSKHSDWSARISRAQLQKALRKLGVSVGTVQSMTPHRSTPGGRVHTVRISGTAGSTEVSAHRLRMALGSKVMRSTVFTVHGDSPDTPAPPQGNAPEGDGALQAALNADEADEDLLITLTRQGHFTTEELMDMLVHPQKRSDYLLRELSNSRQNGAETTSSVRTGGGASDTFVLRGKGWGHGVGLSQWGAKSLADHGWSTRRILQHYFPGTEITRY
- a CDS encoding DUF2905 domain-containing protein, with product MVSLGKILIVTGIALLVAGVLAFFIGKAGVPLGRLPGDIVIKKKNVTFVAPLASMLLISVVLSVLISLARRWFQ
- the ruvB gene encoding Holliday junction branch migration DNA helicase RuvB — encoded protein: MTDAENRIVGPGQKHSEEEFPRLRPRKLSEFIGQQSLREKLAIYLEAAGRREEALDHILFFGPPGLGKTTLAGIIAQEMGGELRVTTGPALERPGDLAAILSNLQPRDVLFIDEIHRLGSNVEEILYPGMEDFALDIIVGKGPMARNLRLNLPPFTLVGATTRLGLLTSPLRSRFGIVEQLSLYTTGELGRIAERGAQQLGVTLSEAAAEELGKRSRGTPRVVLRLLRRVRDVAEVQGAEYISEELAQQALEMLGVDDSGLDQQDRNLVHIIVNLFGGGPVGLATLAAAMNEEPQTIEDIYEPFLIQQGYIERTPRGRKATVKAFQFLGVPPPGGNTQQLSLFDRG
- the ruvA gene encoding Holliday junction branch migration protein RuvA; protein product: MLEFLTGTAVTVSSDMVVLDVNGLGFRITSSQQVTATVRQGESATVYVSLQLYDGGAMLYGFADSRERLLFEHFIMVKGVGGKVAMAMLRMYDFHTLVNAIVEQDVAVLSSVPGIGKRTAERICFELKERILKLPGHNQERGTATAPGSSAHSVVEALQTLGFSAQEASLATHQVKEEQGDDLSEEALLQASLRSLQKMR
- the ruvC gene encoding crossover junction endodeoxyribonuclease RuvC, which translates into the protein MAVGIRCLGIDPGLGRLGYGLIVEEGSSLIVEESGCIETSPRQSIPERLLVLGSSLREVFQSCAPDLLAVEKLFFGRNTTTAEMVWQARGVVLLFGAERQIPIVEPKPSEVKLAVSGYGNADKTQLQRMVCRLLGLTEIPRPDDIADALAVACTGVTMHRTPR
- a CDS encoding YebC/PmpR family DNA-binding transcriptional regulator — translated: MAGHSKWANIKHRKAAQDAKKGNIFQKHIRAIMVAAREGGSDPSMNIQLKSAIERAKSDSVPADNIDRAIKRGTGEIEGAQFEEVYYEAYGPAGVAIMVQATTDNRNRTTAELRALLARNGGSLGEAGCVAWIFDRKGVVTVSGGVDEDELLLEVLEAGGEDMNREGNQFYVYCDPSTLMDVSNQLRDTGYPVLEAEVQLIPKTTVPVEDEKEAEKLFKLLEVLEDQDDVQNVSSNFDIPDRILEKIG
- the nadE gene encoding NAD(+) synthase; the encoded protein is MPEPRFEAVYITKRITQWLTQQIRAAGMEGGIVGLSGGIDSAVVAALLQRTGYGVQTVIMPCHSDQADAQDARLVAERLELPCCTVPLDAAYNALVSALPEEEWRDPKQLSQANIKPRLRMVTLYALAQERRYLVCGTGNKIELSIGYFTKFGDSGCDLLPLGDLVKCEVNALGRHLGVPESVLDKPPSAGLWAGQTDEDEMGLSYSRLDAFLLGESEDPEAAAFVQRQMARSEHKRTMPPICTLQTGERHNA